The following DNA comes from Lusitaniella coriacea LEGE 07157.
GCCAAGATAAAGCCGACTAAAACCGATCGCGAAAATTAAGATTGTGGTGAGACTGGCGATAAGCTTCCAGCGAGCGGGGAAACGCTTTGCCAGCCAGTATCCCAGAAAACCGTAAATTGCGAGGGAAATCATGGCGTGACCGCTAGGGAAGCTGTAGAAATCCACCTCAACAATTCGTTCCCACAATGCAGGGCGATCGCGCGCGAACAGGTGTTTGAGCCAAAAGTTTAAGCCCGTTGCGCCGATGGCATTGACCGCCCACGCGATCGCGTCGATCCATTGCCGACGGAACAGTAATGCCACACTCATCATAATACTGAGGGCAAAGAGTAGGACGGGTTCGCCCAAAGTGGTCGCCGCGATCGCGATTTGCGTTAACCAGGGTGTATGGATCGCGTACACTGCTTGGGAAACGGCAGTATCGAGGGTTTGGGTTTCTTGGGAGAAGACGTTTTCTGCAATTTCCCAAAATCCCCACAGTGCCAGACCCGCGATCGCGAACCCGCAAAGTAATAGGATTGAGATGTAGGACAGTTGTATCGAACGTCTCTTTTTGCTCCAGTTCTTAATTAAATTTTTAATTAGTCCGCGATCGCGTAATTTTTT
Coding sequences within:
- a CDS encoding phosphatase PAP2 family protein; translated protein: MRKLKKLRDRGLIKNLIKNWSKKRRSIQLSYISILLLCGFAIAGLALWGFWEIAENVFSQETQTLDTAVSQAVYAIHTPWLTQIAIAATTLGEPVLLFALSIMMSVALLFRRQWIDAIAWAVNAIGATGLNFWLKHLFARDRPALWERIVEVDFYSFPSGHAMISLAIYGFLGYWLAKRFPARWKLIASLTTILIFAIGFSRLYLGVHWLTDIAAGYAAGLVWLMACLLGMEMAHSRYLKR